tttcaaatggcatgaagaaaatacatctatatgcctatatgtcaatatgtgtgagaagtcatgaatgacgtggtACCGTACAACAcgaggaaaaatgcatctctatgcttgTATGTCATATGTTCATGTCAATTCCATGTACCTTtgagatgaactcatgtactcacactcttagagtactcaatctcagtATCTCATACTTTTCACTCATCATGTTCAATCACTTAGTACTATATATGGCCAATCCAACCTAGGGAAGATCTATCCCGGAATACATACATCAACTGAAATCAGACACTCAGTAATGAATAGGGGCCAAATCCGGACCGTGGGGAAGATCCACCCCCATGTATATAGGTGCTTAatacaagatccatgtccagggaagatacatccctcaatataatcaaccgcacTCACTAGGGATATGTGcatactccggaggggctccttcaacccaagtgctatcataaatcagtataactattgcggtgtgcagcccgatcctatacaTTTCACGCATAAttgggccctcggcctcactctgTCATCAATatctctagtctctcgggcttACAATATCATGATACTAacccaaaatgatgatatgatgtgtcaataaaTAGTAACAgatactgagatatgatatgcatatcaatgcgtatgactgagtatgtaatgCAATGAAAGAAAATAACTCAACAGCAGAAATGACCTCAATGGGTCCTAACAGGTtaagcatgtagcctagacatggtttccAACAAGGATCACAGTTCAATAGCTCAAGTACGTAGAAGCTTCATGGTTACAAGTATAATCATGTAACTACACAATACCATAGAAataacggagtcacaattcacacggtgcatgcccacacgcccatcacctggcatgtgcgtcacctcaacaccaatcgcATAGTAcgtaattcagggtttcataccctcagcaccgaGTTTAGACATGTTACCTCGAACAAGCAAATTCGTATAccaagcaagccaagcgatgctccaaaatgCCATCACGCGGgtaccgacctccgaacggcgtaaaactagccaaaagcaactcaagtacatcaaataatgccaaaggaaacaaaccctattgataaagattgaatctttaatcaaaagcccaaaattggccaaaaagtcaaaacccgggcctgcacctcggaacccaacaaaactcaTACAATCTGACAACTCACTCAATTAAgtgtccaaccatactagtttcactcaaatctaaCTCTGAATCAtcgttcaaaactcaaaaaatcactTGAAGAAGTTTTAgacaaacccccccccccccaatttctcttttgaaatcatcaaccAAATGCCAAAagtgaagatagattcatgatataaaataaaaaaaatgagtaaagaacacttaccctaatGTTTTCCTTGAAATTCTCCCAAAATTTGcctccccgagctccaaatcaTTAAAAATGTCCCATTTTCAAAATTTACATCTGCTGGCCAGTTATTTACCCTATGTGATCGCGGCCAAACACCCACGATAGCAAAGCACAAAAATTTTCTAGAATTTTTTTACTCTAGGCGATCGCGGCCACTCTTCCGCCATTGCGAAGAACAAATTCCCCAACAGCCTTGTTCAACTCTTTCGGACAGCCTCTAATATAACTATCATAACTTTTTGTAAAAGACTCTAAATAACGAATGatttaactttctgaaaactagacaccaagaGCTACAACTTTCTTTTTGAGATCATCTCCAAGTTCCTTAAAGAtatcgagatataagcttccgaattCAGGTCACTGCAATAGAAATTTCCTCTAGGTGATCGCGAAAGGCCTTCCACGATCACGATTAACTAGCCAATTTTTCCCATTTTACTCATCGCGGTCGCAGCCAATTCCACGTGATCGCATAGCACACTGCTGTAGCCAAAAACCAACAACTAAAAATAGCCTAGAAATGGCCTGAAACCACCCCAAAACTCACACGAGCCACTCGAGACCCTGTCGAAACATACCAACAAGACTCAAAACATACcatggacctactcgaggcctcaaatcacacataacaacaaTAAAATGACGAATCGCACCCGaaatcaaacttgatgaactttgaACTCTTCAAATTTCATAACTCGTGCAGAAAGATAGCAAACCAACCCTGAATGaatccaaattttgcacacaagtcccaaatgatattacgaagctattccaattcccgGAACCACAATCTGAATTTGATATCAAAATgttcactcccggtcaaacttttcaaaaatacaactttcaccatttcaagccaaattcaactacagacctctaatcacaatccggacaccctcctaagtctaaaatcacccaacgaagctaacgggACCATTAAAAATTCAatctgaggtcaaatactaaaaagtcaaacttggtcaactcttccaatttaagGCTTcttagttgagaatcattcttccaaatcaattcagAATAACCTGAAACCCCAAATtgacgattcacataagttataatacatcatacggagctgctcatgtactcaaatcaccaagcggagtgtaaatgctcaaaacgacctgtcggttcgttacatcctcccccacttaaacatatgttcgtcctcaaatgtGCCTAGAGTTATTCCAAAGCCACCAAATCGCGGTTTAACCTTGCCATAcacatactcgggggtgatctCACGTCACTCTATTCCATATAGGCCTTACAACACAACATACTGAAGATCATTACTTCAACCTTAGCTTGTAAACCACAGTATCCAATTTCCAGCATCCGGAATTTACTACAAGACCCAAAATCCGCATCTACACTGTCTAAGTCTGAACAAGTTATATCAAGCCATAACCACAACCCAATATTCATTCACATGACATACCACACGACCCGCATACTCGTAGCAAAAGTTCCGATCATAATAGCTGCTCAAAATAACCCAATACCAgtaataaacctcatatcaaacaaaACCTCATTCTAAAACCTTTGTACACTACAGACGATGAAAAAACACACAGACCTCAGAACTATTCATCAAATTAACAAATCATAGGGCTCTCTCTCCTTCGACAAGAATaatagcaaatttctaagttgATCAGCGACTTTATCCTTTCAAATATACCGCAATCAATCTGATAGCACCAATTCTAGATTTGACGACCTCATCTTATCAAATACAAGTTACTCTACTGACATGCTACACCAATATACCTTAAGCCACAAaccgtgcaatccgtgcaccttTACGCAATAATTCAAATATTCTcaaacatggaaaatgactcaaacgagggAACCATCCCATAAGCTCAGCAAGTACCGCCACAACAAAATGCTAAAAACCCATCACACACCTTAGAACCATAACACACAAacctaacacaaaggatcatacctCAACATAACTCTGCTGCaatgcgtgaccccatccaaGCACTGGTCCATATGAAATACCTTAAACCAccctgctcaaaatcaataaccacgcgTAATTCGACATCAAGCAcccaaagaaccgatcatatccattatTGTGTTGATCCATCTGACTATCAAATTGTCTTACTTCTCCAAGTTTCTTTCGAATTACCTTCAAGTCGATACTTCTCCTCGCtcataataccacaatcctcaaccaaaacttaccacacgagaccctagCATAAAGCCACATTGGCCAAGGGCCCATATACTGTTATATCCTTTCTTAAGACCCccaaagtaccacaaccgagatacctATTCTGAAGAGACCTTCTATGAGTCTAAAGTCGTTTCCTTCACCTTCCTAAATGTTGAAATGTAAAATCCATAATGATATCGAAATGACACAAGTCCCAACATCATCCAAATCAAATCTCAGATTCTAACCATAAACAAATTCGCAAAATTCGTAAttgctacatataaatcttgatTCCATTAGaacattctcgagagtcatccactctggtCAAATCTCATCTACACCGCCCAAATGGGCCAAATGACCTATGCCTCATTAGCACAACAATACCCAAGGAAGTAATCAACACTTCTAAGCAACCGAGTAAGTTCCTACTCCATGCGCACTACATCTTCCTTCACAAATAACAAATCAATCATCCCATGATTCCCCTATACCCATAAAGTGTAACATAACCTGTATCCAGAAATTCCTTGCTTAATTCATCATCAAAACCAACATCTGCAATCTATAACCAATCCACAAGTATGCCTCGGACTGAAAGTGATAcaacacataaccatgcaatcaaatTGTTGATAGCAGACTCCCACATTTGGCTCAAGGCCATGGAATAAAACATCTGATAACTTACAATAACCATAAATTAGGTCTTTCTGGCTAGTGGTAGGTATACTATATACATATAGTGGGGGCTGTAACCTTCAAATCTAGGATCCGCCTCTGGGAGGAATGACAACACGTTTACCAAGATTGGCTTTTCCCTTTTTAGGGGCACGAATATGGATTTACAGTATTTGGCATTTCCTTTTATTTGCAGGAAAAGACAGGGGCAGCTCAATAAGTttggtggcctaaagccaaactttaaTGTGAGGCACTTTTAACAAAAAATCATATATATTTTTAGCTGAAGTAGATTTTTCTAGCTTTTTgagaataaaaatatttaaaaattttcGCATAAACCATTTAATCTCTCATGTGCAGTATGACTTAAGTAATAGAACATGATTCAAGAAGTTGATAACTTTGTATTAAAAGAATTTTTTGATGTTTTAATATACTTGTTGCAATGATGAAAACTTGAGGAAAAAAATAAAGCTTAAAAGTGCATTGCATGTTTTCTAATGATTAATATAATCctttttttatataaaatattttacttttctactttgaaatatttaatattttcttaaaaagATTTGGTGCCTTACGAGAAGATTTGTGGTGGGATGGATAGCATATCTCCTTCTTTAATCGGAAGTATTCGGTTTCAATATTTGGAATGAAGAAAACCTCTTATAAGGAACAGTTCCCACTTTAATGGACTTTACACGGTACGAATTTGAATTAATCAATGTCCAAAATTAAATATCGGACATCAAATAAGTATTCAGAAATAAAAATTGGGGCCCCCAAAATTCTGGGGCCTAACGCCACCGCTTTAGTGGCTTTACCCTCCGGCCGCCCTTGGGAAAAAACAATAGACTTCTATATATTGAGGCCCTATCCTTCTCACTTAGTAGCATTCACATTATAGCATTTCATAATTAGACACCTTAGTTTTGTTTAGGGGTAGAATTGGTGAGATAATAGTGTTATCCCGTCACTTGTGTGCACCTATTTAAGAGTGAATTTTGTGAAGTTAATATCTCAATATGTTATACTTCCTTTTATATTCTCTTTTGAATAGTGGATTATTCATCTCATATGGACATAGGTCTAATCGACAGAATAACATAAATCATTGTACTTCTTTTTCATGGTTCTTTGTATGGTGTAATTTACCATTGTTGTGACTTGTGTGCACGCGTTGTTAGATTAGCAATATCCCTGGGTTACAATATGATCAGTGAAGCATAAAATATGTAACTTCCGCATGCCAACTTTGTACCTGGTAGAGTTAGTTTTATAAAAATTGGATGAGTAGAATGATGGCTGTTTTGAAATCCATCCTAAGGTCAATAGGAAATTGGTTTTTAACAGCTCATATAACCTGATAGACTTGATAGACTTACAGATTTTCCTATTAATGTCATACACCAGATTATATAGTACATGAACGCAAAAATGAGTGTATTGTCTAGTAAGTGGAGACATGTTTGGGCTTCAAATCCAAAGCTCAGAATTTCTGCGTACTTTTGCAGAAAGAGAAAGCAGTCAGGCACAATAGCCATTATTAATAGAATTCGATTGCAGCACTATGGACCCATTAAGACATTTCTCCTTGATATTTCAATGATACATCCTTCAGAATCTAAGAAATCTGAATGCTCCTTATAAGTTGTCTTCCTGTGTGTACAGTATGGGAATAGAACAAGTGAATCTATCAAACTGTATTTTCAGGCCAccttgcagttttggaggtttcCACAAGCTGAAAAGCCTTTCACTAAATCAAGTCGCCTTTGAATTAAACGTTGCAACTTCTTTTCTCTGTATACCAAACCTTGAATATCTGAGGTTTGCAATGTGTAGTGGTCTACATCACGTGAATATATTTGCCCCAAAACTTCTACGTTTAAAATTTTTATTCTGTAGCATTGACGCAATTAAATGGATTCTTATCAAGGACTGTGGGAAGTTGAAACTTTTTGcagttactttatcacatgaaGTGTCACATCACAGACAAGATGATGGAATGAACTTGGTAAAACGTCTCAGTAGCTGACCTGAAGTTAAACTACTTCTTTTGGACGGATACGTCATCAAGGTATTGAAAATTGGTATATTTTCATAGCGCAGAATGACAGCACATATATTCACAATTATTAACATTCttcttttgtgtttttttttctaatttagcTGTCTAGTTTTTGGCTTCTGGTAATGTAGCAGGAAGGCTCTCACTGAGGCTCAATGATTTGATTGTTCTCGAGTTTTATGATTTCGATTTTAATGATGAAGATCAAATTTGTTCCCTTCTATGCATTCTTAGAAGTTCTCCCAATTTGATGGTACTTAAACATGTGGTGAGTTGTTGAGTTCATGTGTTGTTACTCTTTTTCGGAGTATAGAACTGCAAATCTTACTAAGTGTTTTTTATACTAATAGCTGAGCCGGATCAAGAAATGGCTAATATGTATGTTCTGCCTTGTGATTTGCAGATTATCTTAAGACTTGAGCTAGTTACACTTTAATCCTTTAATCTAGGATCATTTCATATACAGAAGCTCCTAGTAACAAAATGGTCACGAGTTTAAGGGCTGGATGACTAATTCAGAACTAGAATGTACCGAAGATGGTATCAGCAAATGgtaaattaaagaagaaattgatttAAAGTCAACAGGTAGCGATTTTTTTACGGGGTCCTATTGTCCCCCAAAATATTTTAGAGTAGAATTATTTCCACCCTAAATGCTTATGTGATAGCGTGTGTATTTCACTAGCTCAAAGAGAGTAAGGAgagatttttttatttaaatatatactttcttactttttttttttttggctttttctatagtattcctttcttctcttctttaCATCAGGTTCCTTCGAACACAACATACGCCGACATCTGGGCAAAAAAAAATTGTCACCGAAACAATTTTTCGCGCTAGAAAAAATGAAGTCCGCGAAATTCCGACGATCGCTtgtattctttattttttttgtttctttctttctttatattTCTCTTCCTCCCACACATAAATCACACTTTCAAGAAAACTTTATACACATAAAGCAAAACACACTCAAATCTGGACCAAAAAATCTGTCATAGGAAAATATTTCCGCTTCAGAAAAAATGGAGTCCTTGAAATTCTGACGATCACCATTTTTCAGCTTatattgtttctttatttttctcttcCTCCTACACATAAATCACACTTTCAAGAAGAGTTTATACATATATAAAGCAAAACACACTCAGATCTGGAAAAAAATTTCGCACCGGAAAAAATGGAGTCCTTGAAATTATGACAACCATCATTTTTGCGCTGCCCATAAACACTAGTGATATCCTCCATCTAAAAATCCTCCGCCACAATAGCCATTTAAAGGCCTCAAGCCAAGAATAGTAGAAATTGGAGTTTTAACAAGTTAGAGTTTTTATTATTTCATACTGTAAACGGTAGAAATCGGGGCTATCCGATTTCGTAGACTCGAGGGTTACTTCACGAGCGAGATCGATTTAGACCATGAGCGAGCCCGATGGGAGGCTTCGAAGATCGAAGTGCTCGATGAACACCGAGACAAAGTATGACAGACCTCGAGATAATATAGTTATGGTCCCATACTAGAAAGAGCAAGATTCCCGCAGTGACCTTAGGATCACGGTGTAAATTCCGAAATGGATCTCTACTGGGTGGTTAGACAGTTATATAATAAGATTCCTTACtgaaaatagaaatgtaccttatttagggttcccctattatataaaggggacctcaatcatttgtaaccatcatcaatctttggcaaagaatatactctcacGTTTTGGCTCATATTTCATCAGAATCGTCTCTTTACTTGATTGTTCTTGCTTTACTGTTCTCAATCAACCTCGAGGCCACCTTAGCTCGAGGTCAATATTGTCTTGCCCACTGGTTTGATTTTACTTATTTCCTTCATTTATACTATAGATTTcttggttattaattagtattaaaCTAAATCACATTTCTTTAAAATCATAAATCAAGTTtaacatgtcaaactcacaaaacacACATGTACACAACGATGACGGCCTTGGATTTCACGGTGAAAACAACAATTTAATCGCTCCAAGAGCCGGTGTACCACCGATAAACCCTGGGGATGTGCCAAATGTGCAACCAGTTGATGTTAGCTCCCACATTTCTCTAAATGCGGATTTAGGCACAGACCCCGGAGAAAGTGTACGTAGGGAAGCCCGATCTGGTGGCCAAGAAACACATGGTATAGGAGATGggggagtcagcctccaagtaatattcgagatgcttCAAGCTCAACAAGTTGTTATCGCTCAGCTTCAAAGTCAGCACAAAACTCCAAGCATAGTCAAACCAGAAAACACTCGATGTATTGAGCCGGTGCCAGAAAGATAAACCGCTGACTGCTCAGGGATTGACTCCACAATTATGAGGATGCTTGAGGAACTCACCAGGAGAAAATTGAGTCCCGGGAGAAAAAGATTGAGGATAATGACAAAATagtggagacttataactcctgtgttgatcaaataccgggggctCCCCCGATTTTGAAGGGATTGAATGCCAAGAAATTCGTATAAAAGTCGTTCCCTccgagtgcggctccgaagcccatccaAAAGAAGTTTTGTATGCCCGATATACCTAAATACAACGGAACCTCTAACCCAAATGAGCACGTTACCTCTTACACAT
The Nicotiana sylvestris chromosome 11, ASM39365v2, whole genome shotgun sequence DNA segment above includes these coding regions:
- the LOC138881402 gene encoding F-box/FBD/LRR-repeat protein At1g13570-like produces the protein MAVLKSILSMGIEQVNLSNCIFRPPCSFGGFHKLKSLSLNQVAFELNVATSFLCIPNLEYLSIDAIKWILIKDCGKLKLFAVTLSHEVSHHRQDDGMNLFLASGNVAGRLSLRLNDLIVLEFYDFDFNDEDQICSLLCILRSSPNLMIILRLELVTL